In Arachis stenosperma cultivar V10309 chromosome 1, arast.V10309.gnm1.PFL2, whole genome shotgun sequence, one DNA window encodes the following:
- the LOC130982786 gene encoding uncharacterized protein LOC130982786, with the protein MDRNTRYFYNIASARRRNNRIESLVINGRLVRNHARIKVATSDFYRKLYQQKASPNISFRDGLVNQLEMEEAQALEVLPSEEEVEDAVWDCESSKAPGSDGYNMNFIKKCWEEIGVEFTKAVMTFFETARLPADFNVTWIALAPKFVGTKEINDITPMRMLGYIYKLIS; encoded by the coding sequence ATGGACAGGAACACAAGATATTTCTACAATATCGCATCAGCAAGAAGAAGGAATAACCGGATTGAGTCTTTAGTGATTAATGGGAGATTGGTAAGGAATCATGCAAGAATTAAGGTCGCCACTAGTGATTTCTATAGGAAACTGTACCAACAGAAAGCTTCACCAAATATTAGCTTTCGAGACGGTCTAGTCAATCAGTTGGAGATGGAGGAAGCTCAAGCATTAGAGGTGTTACCGTCGGAGGAGGAAGTGGAGGATGCAGTATGGGATTGCGAATCATCTAAGGCACCGGGTAGTGATGGATATAACATGAACTTTATAAAAAAGTGCTGGGAGGAGATTGGAGTGGAATTTACTAAAGCTGTGATGACCTTCTTTGAGACGGCAAGGCTACCAGCAGATTTTAATGTTACTTGGATAGCGCTGGCACCGAAATTTGTGGGCACCAAAGAGATAAATGATATTACACCAATGAGAATGCTTGGATACATTTATAAGTTGATATCATAA